The window GCAAAGATCGTGCCGGTCTTGTCGTTGAACGTGCGGTCGCAATTCTTACAGAGATAGCGCTGAAAGTGCCCATAGCTGCCGTTCTTGACCGTCAGGTCAGAACGGCAGCGAGGGCAAGTAACACCGTTACGCCAGCGAACCTGCTGCAACAGGTCCGCTGCGACCGATTCCGACCCAAACACATCTAGCGGAATCATGCCTAACGGACACCGCTGACGCGGTGTCCTTGCTCTCTTCGATTCCACAGCGACAGCTGAGCAGTATCAACAATCTCCTACAGAAGAGCGTCCAGTAAAGTTCTACGAAAGAGAGTCATATAGTGGAGGAGAACTCTAAATTAGTGAAATGTTTATATTTGTGCCGTCCAAGCTAGTCCGTAGGAGAGTTAGAGATAGGTTTATTTTGGATCTGTTTCAGTGGAGGAAAATGGCGCCACAACTTAGCAGACCCTTGTTACTAACTTTACTGGAAACAGTGGGGGAGAGTGGATGGGATACGATCCTCACTTCATTGTGTAAGTGTATTAGCGGAAATGGTGGTGTCTGACTCTCGTTAGACGGCTTGCACAGATTAACCAACAAGTGAGCGTGTTTCCGTCTTCTGTTGGTTAATTTGCTTCGTGAGTAAAACGCCGTTCTAACCGAGATCGATGAACAACTGGGATCAGTATTCCCAACTACCACACCACTGTTTCCAGTAAATCGATGTCTCCCCGACCAACCAACCAACCTAAACAGGGACTAATTCTCTGGACCGACTGGGCCTTTGTACTTTGAGCGTATCTTTTCACCATCCCGCCACTGCCAGTAGTAGTAGCGGTTGTCGTTAATCTCCTTCACTGTGATCGTGGCCTTCGACGGGACGTCATCTGGACGGTCCTCTGGTTGCTCCTTGATCTGGTTGTTCCCTTCGTTTTCCGCTAGTCGTGCTTCTCGCTCGTGGTACTCCGCGAGCTCCTCGGTATACCTGGCGACGTGCCGAAGGAGTTCAGGCGAGTAGTCGTTGAGTGTATCGACGACGTCGGCGGGAAGCTCCTGTGGGGGTGTCGGTGGCTCGTAGGACATGGTAACTCAATCCGCGTTAACCAACAAGGGCGTTACTACCGTAGGATTGTTGGTTAAGTCTGTGTGAGACGGCTCTCGTTCAACTCTCGCCTCCGGTGTAACACAGCACGAAACATGTATTTCAACGAGTTTAGAGTAGTGTTACACCGTGCTGCGACGAATCGAACTCGAGACGGAACACGAGTTCTCGACTGATGCGTCGGATCTCCTCGAAGAGAAACCAGTTGACGATGACGACACACAGGCCTCGCTCACCCACCCGATTGACGTGCCTGCAGCACCACTAATGGGCTGATGGGAGAAACCTACACCGCGACGCTCGATCGGATCGTCGACGGACAGACAGCGGTGCTCTTGCTCGAAGAGGACGACGAGACCGTCGACCAACTCGACATCGACGTAACGACGCTGCCACCGGAGGCTCAGCACGAGGGGGCAGTTCTCGAGATCGCTGTCGAAGCGAGCGAACTCTGTGAAGCCGAATACCTTCCTGAAGTCACACAGTCTCGCAAAGAGTCTGCACAGGAGCGCCTCGATCGGTTGTCGATGAGATTGTCTGATCGAGACTAACCAAAGACCGAAATAGCGTCAACGCGAATGTCAACGCAAGATGGGAACGGCTGATGAGCAGATCCGTGTGAGTAATACGGTGAAACGCGAACTGGAGAAACGGAAGCGCGAAGGCGAGAGTTACAACGATGTCCTTGAGCGTGTGCTTGGCGAGAAAGTCGTGGGCGACTTCTACGACGGATTTGGTCGCTGGTCTGACGAGGAAGCACAGAGCGTCCGCGAGGCGCGCCAGAAAGCCAAAGAGAAGCGGAAAAAGCGGATGCGACGACGAGCCGAGAACAGCGCATGAAGGTCCTTGATGCGTCGTTTCTGATCGACTATCTGGATGGTCTTGGGGAGACCCGCGACTTCTATGAATCCGCAGGTGGTGCTGATGTCCGCTGGGTAATGCCCGTCCCAGCGTACGCAGAGGTCCTTGTTGGTGAAGGGAATCTTCCGAACGGCGATGTCGACGGAGCACGTGCAGACCTCTCTTGGGCCGAAGTCTACACTGTTGATGAGCAAACGGCGACACTGGCAGGCGAGATTGCAGACGAAATCGCGCCTGGAGGTCCTTACCTCGATGGGCCAGACGCGCTGATTGCAGCTGTAGGTCGCGAACTGGACGCGCCTGTCGTCTCTGGAGACGGTGAGCTCACGCACACAGAGACCAAAAAAGTCATTCAGGTCGAAGAGTACAAAAACTGACTCACCACTCTCTTTCAGACCACTTTCGTTTCTACCGATTATTGAGCTACCCACCGCTAAAGCGGTGGGATTCAGCGTGGACTCCCGTTCTGGCCTCAGGTGAGGCAGAAGAATAGCCTCCGTTCACGTTCACCATCCCGCTGTTCAAGCGCACGCCCAAGGGTGCGCCTCCATCGCTGCCAGTTTGGTTGCGACGGAGATACCGCAAGCCGATGTTCTTCGCGGCGTTGTAATCCGCGTGGTTTTCGTACCCACACTTCAGGCACTCGAACTCCTCGCCAGCACGGTTGTCAGGGTGCGTGAACCCGCAGTGCGAGCAACGTCGTGACGTGTTCTCAGGGTTAACCTGCTTCACATCGATGCCGTATTCCTCGGCTTTGTACTCGACGTACTCGTACAGACGGTCGAACGCCCACTTGTGCCCCCACGACGCGCCAGTCCGCTCACGGATGTCGGTTAAGTCTTCAAACGCGATGACTGCACACTCGTTTTCACGAGCTTCAGCGACGAGTTCGTTGCTGATGCGGTGCATCATCAGTTTGAATCGTCCTTCTTCCTTCCGTCCGACTGACTGGATGTTCTCGTGCGCCCAGCGCGTCCCGCACTGCTGGAGTGAACCACGTCGCTTTTCATACTCGCGCCGCCAGTGGTCGAACTCATCGCCCGTCCAGAACGTGCCCGTCGAGGTGACGGCGAGGTTGTTCACGCCGAGGTCAACCCCGAGAACCGTTCCGTTCCCAGTGGTTTCCTGTTCCGACGTGTCAGCCTCCACCCCCTTCTTGCAGTGGATGTGAAGCACCCAGTTGCCGTCACGGTAGTGTAGTTCCGCACCCGTCGTTTCGTACTCGTCAGAGAAGAGGTACTCCGAGTGCGGCGTGTCACTATCCTCGTCAGGCAGTACGTAGTCGGCTTCGATGCGACCGTCTGTGGTGGCGAGGCTCACGTGGTCGTCGTGGAAGGTGGCTGTTCGGTGGTCGTAAACGACGTGTGGGCTGGTGAACGTGGGTTTCGACGCTTTCTTGCCGTGTTTCCAGCGTGTGACGACGCTTTTGCAGGCTTCGGCGGCCTTGTTCCGAGCGGCTTGCACCAACCCGCCGTTGAACCCGTCCGTTTTCTCGCGTACGTCGTCGTAGGTTTCGTCGTCCAACGTGGTTTTGCTGCTGGTGACGGACTCGCCTTCGAAGGCGTGGTCAACGACGTACTGTGCCGACCAGAGGAACGTGTCTACGGTGTCTTCGAGGAGTACGGCGTCGTCGCTGTCCACGTCGAGTGCAACGGGGACGGTGCGCCGTACCTCCATATGTCATATGTAGAACTAGTATTTCTTAAACATTAGGGGGTCGGCCTGTCACTGTAGCGTGGTTTGATTCAGCAGTGACAGATTCATCCCACGGCTAAAGCCGTGGGTTTTCTCCTGTATATCGTATAAACTGACCGATCACTCCCTTCGCAGATCGACTCCCAGTTCGTGCTACAGTCGCGCGCTGTATTCATCACCGCATTTCTGACGAATTCTATGAATGATTGAAGCAAAACTGTGGCTTGCCCTGCTAATACCTAACACTCTGAGAGAAGCCGCGATACTGTTGCGGTGCCGCATCAACACCACTACGGGCATGACGGGATACCGATACGAACGTGTCTCAATGGTGACATCCCCTCTAGATTTTCGCGGTAATCATCCTTACGGTGGGTTTGACGCACTATTCAGCTGATCGACGTCGTCGTCCTCGTACGCTGCTCGCCACATCGCATGGACTGCACGAGTGACGAGTGACACTTCGGTCACGTCGATACAGGACGGTTCGGCTGCCGTCGTGGTGGCCTCGGGAGGAGGATGGAAATGAATTTCGGGTGAGTGGCTCTGTTGAAATCCTTAATGAGTGATATGATTCAGCAATCAAACTGAATACAGAGCGCGAATGCCGCATGGCAAATTGATCAAATTGTGTAGTCAGACCGGTTTCTATGTCAAAAAATTCATTACCCGCGTTAGTTAAGTGAGTGAATGATGAGGAAGTGGAAAGAAGTAAAACGGGACCTCCAAGCTGCGGGCTATAGGGGGTTTGAATTCGACAGTGGTGAGACTGTCATACCAGAACTGCGAGGTAAGTGGGTCGTCGGAAAGATCACGCCCAAAGACCATTTCGATGGTGAAGATCAATCGCTCTGGCAGCAATTAACTAGCTTGCTAGGAGGAAGCAACGTCGTTGCATGTGCTGGCCCAGCGGACGTTCCCGACCCCATCCGAATCATCGCTGACCGGTACGATCTGAACGTCGTGATTGTTAGCGTCTCTTCAGAGTACATCCGTATCGCTCTCTGCGAACCGCCTGAGAATAGCCTACCCAGCTAATGATTCGACCGTCTCGTTCCGTGTCAGTACCGATGCAAGACAAACGGTACTGAATTTATCCTCTATATTCAGCACGACGCCCGAAACCTATCACCACTTGAGGATTTCAACAGAGCCGGGTGAGTGTGTATTCGGGTGCCGATCGAATCGCCAGTTGACGTCTTCGCCGTCGACGTAATGAAACGAATACATCCCCAGTTCGCTCCACTGGATATCGAGTCTCGCAGCGTCGGCGTCTCCAAGACCGTCGCTGAGACTGATCTGCAGTTCCGTGGGTGCGACGACGTCATCGTACGAGGTTGCGTCGACTAACGGCTCAAGCTCGAGCCAGAGGTCACGAATCCGCTGGAGCGCTGGGAGATAGAACAGCGCGACGACGTCGAGTTTTCGCTCTCGCTGGATGGGATTCGTTGCGCGAGCGCGCTCGCGCAACTCATCAGATGGAAACACTCTTTGAATTCGGTTCACAACTACTGAATCCGGTAGGGTGTACACATTCTCTACCGGATTCTCACACTCCTAGTTACTGACGATTCTAGTTCGGCGTCTCTGGGTACCTCGGCTCGCTAAACTAGAACGGATGGTTCGTTGGTATAGACGCGGGACTGCGTACGTACGAGCGCAAAAATTGAGCTAGGGGATTTCAGCTTACCGGCGACGCATGAAGACAATTGAGGCTCCGAGAACGGCCGCAAGAGCGACGAGGGCCCCAAAGCCGGGAATGCCATCATCATCGACATCGTCAGTGTCGTCCTCGGGGATGTCATCATCGACATCATCGGTAACTGTCACCGTCCCAGCTTCGACGTTGTCAATGAATACGTCGTGGGTCCCGGTGTCGTCAACGGCACCACTAAGGGTGACGGTCGCTGTCTCTCCAGGGCCGACCTCAACATCTTCCTCAGCGACGACTTCGTCATTGATATTCAATGTGGCTGTGTGAGTCCCCTCGGCTTCGCCGGTGTTCTCAAGAGATGCGTCCACAGTGACCTCCTCACCCGCCTCGATTTCCGGTGTTTCGACGTTCGCGTCAACGACTTCTATGTCGGCGGGCGTAACCCCATCTTCGACGACGGTTAGCGTCCCGGCCTCGAGGCCGTTGACCGAGATGTTGTATTCACCAGGGTCGGTGAAAGTCTCGGTGAAGGTTACCGTCTCCGAGCTTGTTGCTTCGACAGAAACGTTCTGACTGTCGACAACTCCGCCGTCGACCTCGAGACTGACCCCAGCCTCGCCGGCTTCCTCACCGGTGTTCTCGATATCAGCGGTCACGTCGACGGATTTGTTCTCGTCGATTGTGGTGGCGCTCAGATCGGCCTCAGTCACCGTGATGTTTGCCGGCTCATCGTCTGGTGGGGCGGGGGGGACCGATGGCGGGTCATCTTCACCAACCCCTATAATGACTGCGTCGCTTGCATCGGTCGTCGAGATGACCGCCTCAAACTCGCCTTCATCAGCGAGTTCAACCGAGTACTCGAGAGTCTCGGTTTCGCCAGCTTCGAAGACCTGTTCGTCCTCAGTTGCAAGGGTCTCGCCATCGAGTTCAAACGTGGCGTCAGAGACGCCTTTGACATCCTCAGTGTTCTCGAGGTCAGCGACGACGGTAGCGGTCTCGTTCGGATCGACAGAGAGGTTTGAGGCGTCCGTATCAATCTCGACGTCGATGAACGCCTCACCGATATCACCGACCTCGAGATCGACTTCCTCGATATCACCGGATTCCCATTCCACGTTTGATGGGTCGGTTTCGGCCTCAACACCGTTTACGAGGAACGTAACTTCCCCGTCACCAGTGGTGCCGGGAACCTCGAGTTTGTCATCGTCAACACTGGGCCCACCATACTGGCCAAGCTCGTCGGTGACCAAAGTGTCGCGCTCTTCGCCATCAACAACCGCGGTGATTATCGTGTCTTCGGGTGCTGGTTCACCGTCGATTGTCACCGAGCCGTAGTAAGCAGCCGGTACCTCGGGTGGTCCATCATCGGCTGTAGCCACTCCACCCGCAATGGGCAAGACCATCATCCCAGCAGCAAGTACGAGCACAAGCATGACTGTGCCCATACCAACAACTGGGCGTCCGCCGAGTTGGCTGTCAGTATTCCATTCCATGATATGATAAGATGGTAGTGTTCAGGGAGTTACCAGGGATGGTGAAGATACTGAGGATGCAGCGCCCTCGTCCTCATCATCAACAACCTGATCGAAATGTTCTACGTCAATATTCTGCCCGAACTCAGCCTGAATGACTAGTTCAATCGATTGAGAGGTGGCATTCTGCACTTTCGTCTCATGCTCGTCTGGTGCATCCGAGACAATAGTCTCGGCGGCATCATCGAGCGCTTTGAATTGCTCTGTTGAGTTATTTGCATCCTCAATTTCATCCATGAGATCATTTTTAATGAGCGCGATCAGGGCCTCTTCAGTTTCCTTATCAGAGACTCCTTCAGTCTCGATGACTGACTCGATGGTCGCGGTTTCCGGATGGTCTTCGTGGGCAGAGATATTCAGCTCATCGAACATCTCTTCGGCAGTTGGGTCGGCTGCGACTTGAGATGGCATCGTGCCATCCGACTCGCTGTAGACGAAGTACCCTTCAAAGGGACTGACATACCCAGCATCACCGTCACCGAAGATATGCGTCCGATCTAATTCCCCTTCAGGCCCGAGCTGGTTTCCAGGGGCTTCCTGGAGGCTCATTATCATCTCTGGTTCAAATGAGCCAATTTCAAAGGCGGATTCTGCGTCTAGGTGTGCTGGCGCGGTCACGTAGTTCCATCCCTCTTCGAATTCGTGCTGTCCTGGTGCCGATGGATTATCATCGTCTGACTGGAAGTTGAAGTCCAATTTGGCGTCGCTTTCAGATACGACCACGAGTGCCGCGAGCGTATCTACCGAGTCGTCACCAGACTTCATTTTCCACTCTTGCTCATCAGCGTCAAATCCGTAGATGGCGCCTTCGAAGTTGGCTGGGACGATCTCTCCAATTGTCTGTTCGCTTGGACCAGGCAACCCGATACCGTAGGATTCGTTGGCTTCGACCTGAAGATGGTATCCAATCTCAGTCGTATCCATGCCCTCCTCAACGCTTGGTGGGCTGGTCAAGTGAGGACTGTAGTCGGTTGGGCCGTCAGCGATGGGTTCTTGTCCATCGCGCTCGCCGAGGTAGTTCATGCGCACATCGATCCTTTGGTCCGTTTCTATGACCGTGTCAGATTCGGAGAAATCGTTTAGATAGTACGATGGTGGGCCATTCCAGTCGCCATCGATGACACCGACCTCCGAATCGAAGTAGTTGTGATGGACTTCAGGGGGCATGTTGACCGATCCCTCATCAAGGCCGACAGATGCGTTTTCGATGTGGTTATCATCGACAGACTCAACGTTACCTGAAACGCCTAACTGAATACCAACATCCGCGTCTGTGATGACGTTGCGATCGGTCTCACCATCATCGGTGTCGATTAGCATCCCGGTTCCGACATCGTAAATCTCGTTATCGACCACATCGTGACCCGAAGAGACGTGGTCGGTCATGATTCCCGTATCAGCTCCGGTAATGGTGTTATTCTGGATTAATCCATCGTCGGCAGCCCAGTAGTAGAAGACGCCTGTCTCATCAGCTTCGATATAGGAATCTTCTACAACATGGCCAATGTGACTGAGATCAGACCACAAACCAGTCGAAGCATTTGTTACGGTGACATCACTGACCGTGTAGTTGTGCGCTTCGGTCGCGTAGGAGCCGACCTCTCCACCTGCGTCAATGTCGAATCCGTCGATCGTGACTCCGTCGTTATGTCGTACATATACGACTGGAGTTTGATCGTCAGTCTGTAAGTTATAGGCGGGCATTTCGACCGCATCATCAGGAAGCTCGAGCGATGGCTCTGCGTCTTCAGCTGCTTCGATTGTCACGTCGTGATTCGCGTCCGCCCACATTACCACCTGCTCTTTGTAGGTCCCATCCTCAACGACGATAGTCGCTTCAGGAATAGCCAGATCAACTGCATCTTGTATCGTCTCTGCGTCGCCCTCCTCACCTACTTCGATTGGTGGTTCATAAACCGATGTTGGACCAGTGAACCCGTCGACTGATTCTCCGCCAACGTCGATATCATGTTCGAGCGCCACAATTCCCGTTTCGCCATCTTCCGGAACCACGGTAACGTTAATTGCATCGTTGAACCGTGTATCGGTTGGGTCGATTGGCTCATCTGGTTCGATAGGTTCTCCGAAGGCATATTCTGTTTCTTGGACGTACAGTGTCAGGTTTTCTTCCGCAGTTGTAGTGTGGTAGTCATCTAACTCAACGGTGATTTCGACATCATCGATATCGTCAACACTGAACTCTGCGGAGATGGCTTCACCGGGATCTACACGATCGGGTTGATCCTCATCGAGTGTCGCAGTACGACTCTCGCTAACATGTTCAACGGAGTTGGTCAGCACTTCCTCGGCTTCCTCAGTGAACGGAATTACATCCCCAACCAG of the Natrialba magadii ATCC 43099 genome contains:
- a CDS encoding RNA-guided endonuclease InsQ/TnpB family protein, translating into MEVRRTVPVALDVDSDDAVLLEDTVDTFLWSAQYVVDHAFEGESVTSSKTTLDDETYDDVREKTDGFNGGLVQAARNKAAEACKSVVTRWKHGKKASKPTFTSPHVVYDHRTATFHDDHVSLATTDGRIEADYVLPDEDSDTPHSEYLFSDEYETTGAELHYRDGNWVLHIHCKKGVEADTSEQETTGNGTVLGVDLGVNNLAVTSTGTFWTGDEFDHWRREYEKRRGSLQQCGTRWAHENIQSVGRKEEGRFKLMMHRISNELVAEARENECAVIAFEDLTDIRERTGASWGHKWAFDRLYEYVEYKAEEYGIDVKQVNPENTSRRCSHCGFTHPDNRAGEEFECLKCGYENHADYNAAKNIGLRYLRRNQTGSDGGAPLGVRLNSGMVNVNGGYSSASPEARTGVHAESHRFSGG
- a CDS encoding DUF3006 domain-containing protein, whose amino-acid sequence is MGETYTATLDRIVDGQTAVLLLEEDDETVDQLDIDVTTLPPEAQHEGAVLEIAVEASELCEAEYLPEVTQSRKESAQERLDRLSMRLSDRD
- a CDS encoding CARDB domain-containing protein — encoded protein: MGTVMLVLVLAAGMMVLPIAGGVATADDGPPEVPAAYYGSVTIDGEPAPEDTIITAVVDGEERDTLVTDELGQYGGPSVDDDKLEVPGTTGDGEVTFLVNGVEAETDPSNVEWESGDIEEVDLEVGDIGEAFIDVEIDTDASNLSVDPNETATVVADLENTEDVKGVSDATFELDGETLATEDEQVFEAGETETLEYSVELADEGEFEAVISTTDASDAVIIGVGEDDPPSVPPAPPDDEPANITVTEADLSATTIDENKSVDVTADIENTGEEAGEAGVSLEVDGGVVDSQNVSVEATSSETVTFTETFTDPGEYNISVNGLEAGTLTVVEDGVTPADIEVVDANVETPEIEAGEEVTVDASLENTGEAEGTHTATLNINDEVVAEEDVEVGPGETATVTLSGAVDDTGTHDVFIDNVEAGTVTVTDDVDDDIPEDDTDDVDDDGIPGFGALVALAAVLGASIVFMRRR
- a CDS encoding antitoxin VapB family protein, which gives rise to MGTADEQIRVSNTVKRELEKRKREGESYNDVLERVLGEKVVGDFYDGFGRWSDEEAQSVREARQKAKEKRKKRMRRRAENSA
- a CDS encoding type II toxin-antitoxin system VapC family toxin yields the protein MKVLDASFLIDYLDGLGETRDFYESAGGADVRWVMPVPAYAEVLVGEGNLPNGDVDGARADLSWAEVYTVDEQTATLAGEIADEIAPGGPYLDGPDALIAAVGRELDAPVVSGDGELTHTETKKVIQVEEYKN